A genomic region of Anaeromicrobium sediminis contains the following coding sequences:
- a CDS encoding DUF1659 domain-containing protein has protein sequence MKKTKAYLNLKHDTSNEDVYAVASSLIDLQPNMTLELTKLNESELIGE, from the coding sequence ATTAAGAAAACTAAAGCTTACTTAAACCTAAAGCATGATACATCTAATGAAGATGTATATGCAGTGGCAAGTAGCCTAATAGACCTACAACCAAACATGACACTAGAATTAACTAAGCTAAATGAATCAGAATTAATAGGTGAATAA
- a CDS encoding DUF2922 domain-containing protein yields MKKLEMKFRNEMEKTSSTRVDHARNDVTVEEVRSAMEAVIAEQVFKGEKGKI; encoded by the coding sequence ATGAAAAAATTAGAAATGAAGTTTAGAAATGAAATGGAAAAGACAAGCTCAACAAGGGTAGATCATGCCCGTAATGACGTAACAGTAGAAGAAGTTAGATCAGCTATGGAGGCTGTCATTGCAGAGCAAGTATTTAAAGGTGAAAAAGGAAAAATTTAA